Within Actinobaculum sp. 313, the genomic segment TGCTCCCATACGGGTTATGAAGGTGAGTCGACCATCCTCGCCTGCCGGATTGAGCTTGTCCATCAGCGCGATCACGTCTTCCGGCGTCGTCGTGGGCCCCAGCTTCACTCCGATCGGGTTACGGACGTGGGATAGCATCTCCACATGCGCGCCGTCAATATCTCGGGTACGCTCGCCGATCCATAAGAAATGTGCCGAACAAGCGTAGGGCTCTCGCGTACGCGAGTCCACCCGGATCAACGCTTCTTCGTACGGCAGCAACAGCGCTTCGTGCGAGCTGTAGAAATCCACCGTGCTGAAGGACTCGCTGCTAACGCGCGCGGCCCGCATGAAACGCATCGCCCGGTCGATCTCACCGGCGACCTGCTCGTAGCGAGCGTATGCAGGGTTCCGCACGAACCCCTTGTTCCACTCATGGACTTTAGACAGGTCTGCGAAGCCTCCGGTGGTGAATGCCCTGATCAAATTCAGCGTCGCAACCGACCGCTGGTATGCCTCAATGAGTCGGTACGGATCCGGTGTACGCGCCGCAGCCGTGAATTCATGCCCATTGACTGCATCCCCCATATACGAGGGCAACTCGACGCCGTCGCGCGTCTCGGTTGGCTTGGAGCGCGGCTTCGCGTATTGACCGGCCATGCGACCGATTTTGACCACCGGCACGGACGCCCCGTATGTCAACACAACTGCCATCTGCAGCACGGTGCGGATTTTGGCGCGGATACGGTCGGCCTTCGATTCGGCGAAGGACTCTGCGCAGTCTCCACCCATGAGGACGAAGGCCTGGCCATGCGCGGCACCCGCGATCTCATTCTTCAGCTTGTCCGCCTCACCGGCAAAAGTCAGCGGTGGCAGCGTCCGCAAATACTCGACGGCGCGGTCCAATTCGGCCGCGTCGGGCCAAGCCGGCTGGTGCTTGGCAGGAAAGCTCCGCCAGGCACGGATGGCAGCCAGCGTTTCTTCATCGGCAGCGTCGAACATGAGGAAATCTTACCGGCAATGCCGCGCTTGAAGGCGGCATGTCCACCGCCCCTGCTTACATTCCCTTCACGTCCACAGATTCGCGGTACACGATAGTCTCGGTTGAGGTTCCCGGACGGCTCTATTCGTATCAATCGCCGGAATATCCGGGTTATACGCTGATTCTCCGGGTTATTCGCGGAAAACTGCGGAAAACCCGGAGAATCACCAGCAGGTTGAACAGCGGTTGCGTTGCCGAAACGGGTAATGGTTAGCGTCCGCGGACTTCCTGACCGAGCTCGCTCATCAGATCGGTGAACCACTCTTGCGTAATATCGAAAGGCTTGGCTCCCTTGATGCGCGGGAAGTCGATGGCCGTGAGCACGTTACCATTCTCCTCATCGTGCCCGATCACGCCGGATGCTCCCTCTAGCGCGCATTGCACGGCAAGATCAACCATCGACTTGATCAGCCGCAGATCATCGGGGTTGGCGTGCCAGGAGCGCGAGTAGTATCCGGACTTCTGCACCATAACCTTCTCCGCACCAATACGCTGCGCGAATTGCTTGGCGAACCACTGACCCGGGTTGATCGTATCCAGCTTGACGTGCCCGAAGGGATCGCGCTGGATCTCCTCCCCCGCGGCTTCCTTCTCGGCGATGATCTCGTCAATACCCGCGCCCTCGGAGAGGAAGATATTGACATTGCCAATCTCATCCATGATGGCGCGCAGGCGTGTGGCCTCACCGTCCATGTCTAGCGCCATCTCCGGCAGGTACACGGCATGCACATCCCAGCGTTCCTGGCTCAGCCCGAGCGACGGCGCCCACTCCTGCTTGCCGACCCAGTCGTGGTAGTAGGCGGCGCTTTGCGCGGTGAGGTAGCCGCAGTTGCGACCCATGACCTCATGCACGATCAGCATGCGCGGATTGGACCGGTGCTCGGCGATCACATGCTGAGCAAAGCCTGAGGCCTCTTCGGCCGCGGTCCAAGCACCGAGGGACTGCCGGATCGGGATGATGTCATTATCGATAGTCTTCGGCAAGCCGACCACGGTCAGTTCGTAATTGTTCTCGTGCAGGTACGCAGCCAGGTCAGCCGCCGTGGTGTTTGTATCGTCACCGCCGATGGTGTGCAACACGTCGACGCCGTCGGTGCGCAGACGCTCGGCCGCCACCTGCAGTGGGTCCTCACCCTCCTTGACGAGGCCGCGTTCCACCAGATCCTTGGCGTTGGTCAGTTTGACGCGGGAATTACCGATCGGAGAACCTCCAAAGCGGTGCAGAATAGCGGCATCCTTGCGGCCTTCGGCATCGATGGTGACGAAATTGCCGGTTAGCAGGCCGTGGTAGCCGTACTGGTAGGCGATAATCTCCACGTCAGGAGCAATTTCTGAGTAGCGCTCGATCAATCCGCCGACGGCGGAGGACAGGCAGGGGGCGAAACCGCCTGCGGTGAGCAGAGCAACGCGACGGACAGTCATCGTGAACCTTCCCTTGAGTTTTGGGTTGTGCCCGAAGACGGGCGGAGTAATACGCGGCGGCAGCGCCGCCTCGTGCTTAGTCTACCGGTCTGGGCATTGGCATTTCACACACAAGCGTCATGGCCACGGGTGGCGTCAGCTCGCCAAGTCCGAGGAGTAGGGCGGATGTGGGGAAAGTGTCCCGGCCACGGGTGGCATCCGGCGCTGCCCCACGTATAGGCACGGCTTAGCCGTCAGCGAGATACCCCGGCATCGCTCGATGTGCTCGCTATGCTGGAGTTATGCCAGTTACGCCGAGTTCTGAGATGTCCGACGGCGATTTCGACGCCGCCTGGAAGGACATCACCGCTAATCTTTCCGATCTCGACTTTCCCGGCAAGGATACTTCCGATATCCCGACCGGCCGCGGTGCGAAAGACCGTGCAAGCTCTTCTTCCACGCTGTTTTCGGGTGGCGCGTCAGGCTTTGCCAATGCAGGGGAAACCACTGACACAGGCAATGCCAAGAACCTTTCGGACACCGGCTCTACAGAGGAGTCCCCTTCATTCTTCCGCTCGACTGCCCGCCGTCGCGGTACGAATGCGGGCACGGCCTCACCCTCGAACACTGATGCGGCACCGGCCGATGATCGTGCGTCCCCGGCTTTTGGCGGTCCTACGCATCCCACAGGTGAGGCGGACTCGCATCCCTTGGGCGGCCCACGTGACTGGACCCCCGCGAGCGAAGATGACGACGAGTTCTTTTCTTATGAGGACGACGTTCTTGCGCAGATCCCGGAGGCCGATGACACTCCGGTATCCCCTCTTGCCGTCGCGTTGTGGGTTGCTGCGGGCCTTAGTCTCGCCGGTGCCATTGCCATCCTCATCGGCCTCCTACCCGGCAGCGGCGGCCTCGCCGGCACGATGATAGCCGCAAGTTTCATTCTCGGTGCTTTCGCGGCGTTCGCCAGCTCTCCGCGCGATGACGACATTGACCCCTTCGACGACGGCGCCCGGGTGTAGTGGCACAGCGGCCATCTATAGTCGTCGTCTCTCGCGCAGACCAATGACGGCCACATTGCCTATAACGGTCGGGCACATACACGTCGTCCGGTCTATCGACGGCGCCCGAGTGTAGTGGCAGGCCGCCGCTCACCAGCGACACGCACCACGTGAGCCCGAGCAGGCCTGATCGGTGGCACCATCTGGCCGTGTCGGCTCTACTATGTGTCGGAGGCGCGTCTTAAGCTGGCGACGTGAAGGAATCACTGACGGCACCTGCCCCCGGAGCACGGTTGGATCTGGAACCCATCCGGCGGATACGGCTGTCCCAGCACACTGCCGTGCGCTCCGCGGCCTCACAAACGCCGCGATCCGGGCACGCCGAACAGACCACTGCGCCCGCCGAGCCCACCGAAGTGGCTACACAACTCTCCTTCGCCGATCTTGGTCTGCCGCTGGAGAAGGTCACCTTCGTCGTCGTCGACTTGGAAACAACCGGTGGCACGCCGGGGCTACGTTCTATCACCGAATTTGGAGCGGTGAAGGTGTGCGGCGGTGAACTCGTGGGCGAGTTCGCCACCCTGGTAAACCCTCACGAGCCGATCTCTCCGTTCATCACGCGTCTGACGGGGATCACCACCGCCATGGTGATGCGTGCTCCGCAGATCGAGGCTGTGATGCCGAGTTTTCTGGAGTTTCTTGGCACCTCACCGGATACCGTGCTGGTTGCTCACAATGCCCGCTTCGACGTCGGCCACCTCAAAGCGGCAGCAACCGCCCTGGACCTGCCGTGGCCGCGCGTGAAGATCCTCGACACGGTGAAGCTGGCCCGCCGCGTTTTCACCCGCGAGGAGGCGCCGAACGTCAAGCTCGGAACACTGGCGCGCATCTGTCACGCCACCGTCTCTCCCTCACATCGTGCGCTTGACGACGCCCGCGCCACCGTTGATGTTCTTCATGCCATGCTCGGCCGTCTCGGCCCGCTCGGTGTCACGCACCTGGACGATTTGCTGACCGCCTCCGATCCGGTGCCCGCCAAGCGACGGCGAAAAGCCGTTTTAGCCGACGGACTGCCACACTCCCCCGGGGTTTACCGCTTCATAGGTCCGGGGGAAGAAGTGATGTATGTCGGGAAGTCGGTCAACCTCTATCAGCGAGTACGCCAGTACTTCACCGCAGCGGAGCGCCGTAAACGCATGGCGGAAATGATTGATCTGGCCACTCGGGTGGACGTCACCGCTACGGCAACAGCCTTGGAGGCCAGTGTGCTCGAATTGCGTCTGATCGCGGAACTGGATCCGCCCTACAATCGGCGCTCCCGCCGCCCCGATCGACGGCCCTGGTTGGTTCTGACCGATGAACCGCATCCACGCCTCAAAGTCACACGAAACCTTGCTGCAAACGCCATGCCGGATGCGCTTGGCCCGTTCTCCTCCACTAGTCAGGCCCGCAAGGCGGCGACACTACTCGCCGATGTTTCGCGTCTGCGTACCTGCACACGGGTACTTCCGGGCACCCCACGCCCCGGTGCCCAGGCATGCCACTTGCTGGAACTGGGACGTTGTTGCGCACCCTGTGTTTCAGCCGACACCGCCGCCGGGGAGCGTTCCGTGCGGGACGTCAAGCAGATGCTCACCGGCGCCAGTGATTCCTTGTGGGAACGCCAGCTGGAACGCCTGAATCTGCTTGCGGCCCAGGAGCGCTTTGAGCAGGCGGCCGAGGAGCGTGATCGGCTCGCTGCCGTGCTTTCGGCCCAGCGACGTCGCGAGCGGTTGTTTCCGCTGTTGCAGGCATCCGAGGTTATCGCGGCCTCCCGCAGCGAGAACGGCTGGGACGTGGCGGTAATCCGCTACGGCCGCCTGGCGGGAAGCGCACGGGCGTCGAAGCAGGAGAATCCGCCCGATGTGGCACGGCACTTGGCGGAGCACTGCGAAGCCGTTTCCGCTCCTGCCACGGCTGCGAGTGCCGCACCGGTGGAAGAAAGCGAGTTGCTGCTGGCTTGGCTGTGGCAGAAGGAGACACGCCTGCTCAGTTTTACCGGGCCTGTTCCCCTGGCGCTGCCACGGCGCGCTGCAGCACGCCACCGCGTTCCCAGCGCGGAGGAAGACTGCCGCTTTATCGACGGTTGGCAGCCAAGTCTGGTGAGGTAACCGGATGGGCTAACCGGACAGTACGGCGCCGTATCGCGTTCCGAGAGATAGACTTGACCTAGTCCGGTCCGAAGGAGTTCTTATGCCCACGGCAATTGTTCATATTGATGCCGACGTCGCTCGTATCCCGAGGTGGCCGAGCAGATCGCCTCGACCCCGGGAGTTGCCGAAGTTTATTCGGTGACTGGCGATACCGATATCGTCGCACTGGTGCGTGTAAAGCAGCACGAAGATCTTGCCTCGGTGATCCCCGATGCGATCGGGAAGATTCCCGGTGTGAAACGCCTGCGCACATACTTGGCCTTCCGCG encodes:
- a CDS encoding DEDD exonuclease domain-containing protein, with product MKESLTAPAPGARLDLEPIRRIRLSQHTAVRSAASQTPRSGHAEQTTAPAEPTEVATQLSFADLGLPLEKVTFVVVDLETTGGTPGLRSITEFGAVKVCGGELVGEFATLVNPHEPISPFITRLTGITTAMVMRAPQIEAVMPSFLEFLGTSPDTVLVAHNARFDVGHLKAAATALDLPWPRVKILDTVKLARRVFTREEAPNVKLGTLARICHATVSPSHRALDDARATVDVLHAMLGRLGPLGVTHLDDLLTASDPVPAKRRRKAVLADGLPHSPGVYRFIGPGEEVMYVGKSVNLYQRVRQYFTAAERRKRMAEMIDLATRVDVTATATALEASVLELRLIAELDPPYNRRSRRPDRRPWLVLTDEPHPRLKVTRNLAANAMPDALGPFSSTSQARKAATLLADVSRLRTCTRVLPGTPRPGAQACHLLELGRCCAPCVSADTAAGERSVRDVKQMLTGASDSLWERQLERLNLLAAQERFEQAAEERDRLAAVLSAQRRRERLFPLLQASEVIAASRSENGWDVAVIRYGRLAGSARASKQENPPDVARHLAEHCEAVSAPATAASAAPVEESELLLAWLWQKETRLLSFTGPVPLALPRRAAARHRVPSAEEDCRFIDGWQPSLVR
- a CDS encoding Lrp/AsnC ligand binding domain-containing protein — translated: MAEQIASTPGVAEVYSVTGDTDIVALVRVKQHEDLASVIPDAIGKIPGVKRLRTYLAFREFSQGDLDAAYNLGLD
- a CDS encoding DoxX family protein, whose product is MPVTPSSEMSDGDFDAAWKDITANLSDLDFPGKDTSDIPTGRGAKDRASSSSTLFSGGASGFANAGETTDTGNAKNLSDTGSTEESPSFFRSTARRRGTNAGTASPSNTDAAPADDRASPAFGGPTHPTGEADSHPLGGPRDWTPASEDDDEFFSYEDDVLAQIPEADDTPVSPLAVALWVAAGLSLAGAIAILIGLLPGSGGLAGTMIAASFILGAFAAFASSPRDDDIDPFDDGARV
- a CDS encoding pyrophosphate--fructose-6-phosphate 1-phosphotransferase; protein product: MTVRRVALLTAGGFAPCLSSAVGGLIERYSEIAPDVEIIAYQYGYHGLLTGNFVTIDAEGRKDAAILHRFGGSPIGNSRVKLTNAKDLVERGLVKEGEDPLQVAAERLRTDGVDVLHTIGGDDTNTTAADLAAYLHENNYELTVVGLPKTIDNDIIPIRQSLGAWTAAEEASGFAQHVIAEHRSNPRMLIVHEVMGRNCGYLTAQSAAYYHDWVGKQEWAPSLGLSQERWDVHAVYLPEMALDMDGEATRLRAIMDEIGNVNIFLSEGAGIDEIIAEKEAAGEEIQRDPFGHVKLDTINPGQWFAKQFAQRIGAEKVMVQKSGYYSRSWHANPDDLRLIKSMVDLAVQCALEGASGVIGHDEENGNVLTAIDFPRIKGAKPFDITQEWFTDLMSELGQEVRGR
- a CDS encoding 3-deoxy-7-phosphoheptulonate synthase class II, which encodes MFDAADEETLAAIRAWRSFPAKHQPAWPDAAELDRAVEYLRTLPPLTFAGEADKLKNEIAGAAHGQAFVLMGGDCAESFAESKADRIRAKIRTVLQMAVVLTYGASVPVVKIGRMAGQYAKPRSKPTETRDGVELPSYMGDAVNGHEFTAAARTPDPYRLIEAYQRSVATLNLIRAFTTGGFADLSKVHEWNKGFVRNPAYARYEQVAGEIDRAMRFMRAARVSSESFSTVDFYSSHEALLLPYEEALIRVDSRTREPYACSAHFLWIGERTRDIDGAHVEMLSHVRNPIGVKLGPTTTPEDVIALMDKLNPAGEDGRLTFITRMGAQLITERLPALVEAVCADGRPVTWVTDPMHGNTITAANGLKTRRLTDILAEIQGFFLVHQELGTHPGGIHVELTGDDVTEVLGGSEEILEDTLEERYETLVDPRLNHQQSLEMAFLLAEMLRDIHI